A window from Terriglobales bacterium encodes these proteins:
- the rplQ gene encoding 50S ribosomal protein L17: MNHRRGYRKLGRNSSHRRATLRNLVTNLLERERITTTSTRAKELRPLAEKMITLGKRDTLHTRRQAAAFLTSPPVVKKLFSTLAPRFADRPGGYVRIIPLGWRRGDGADEAIVELLGSEL; encoded by the coding sequence ATGAACCACCGCCGCGGGTACCGCAAGCTGGGCCGCAACTCGAGTCACCGGCGCGCCACGCTGCGCAACCTGGTCACCAATCTGCTGGAGCGCGAGCGCATCACCACCACCTCGACGCGCGCCAAGGAGCTGCGCCCGCTGGCGGAGAAGATGATCACGCTGGGAAAGCGCGACACGCTGCACACGCGCCGGCAGGCGGCGGCTTTTCTCACCAGCCCGCCGGTGGTGAAGAAGCTTTTCTCCACGCTGGCGCCGCGCTTCGCCGACCGTCCCGGGGGCTACGTGCGCATCATCCCGCTCGGCTGGCGTCGCGGGGATGGCGCCGACGAAGCCATCGTCGAGCTGCTCGGCTCCGAGCTCAA